A window from Corynebacterium urogenitale encodes these proteins:
- a CDS encoding DoxX family protein, which yields MIRTLARPLLASVFAVDGVQMLKDTNEHTAEAKAIVGTVRKVLPPNVTSAIPNNDVTNVRILAGTKLVGAALLGSSKAPRIGAGILAAVQIPTAVTRNAFWSAKDKETKKNQQRGLITDLALLGGLAITAEDTAGKPGLKWRVQKALPGKSEQEKMLENAQSQASDLFDKAKVGAAQAKDSALQGKDALVAYVDDHSDEWKESAVNFSEKAQAFASNQADNLSVQAAALSDRAKEQSGELRKQAASAQKKAEKQAKKYRKQAKKQAKKYR from the coding sequence ATGATTCGCACGCTTGCCCGCCCCCTGCTGGCTTCCGTTTTCGCCGTTGATGGTGTCCAGATGCTCAAGGACACCAATGAGCACACCGCCGAGGCTAAGGCGATCGTCGGCACCGTCCGCAAGGTACTGCCACCCAATGTCACCTCGGCGATCCCGAATAACGATGTCACCAACGTGCGTATCCTCGCTGGCACCAAGCTCGTAGGTGCCGCACTGCTCGGCAGCTCCAAGGCTCCTCGTATTGGCGCTGGCATCCTGGCAGCTGTGCAGATCCCAACCGCCGTGACCCGCAACGCCTTCTGGTCCGCTAAGGATAAGGAGACCAAGAAGAACCAGCAGCGCGGCCTGATTACCGACCTGGCGCTCTTGGGTGGCCTGGCTATTACCGCTGAGGACACGGCTGGCAAGCCTGGCCTGAAGTGGCGCGTACAGAAGGCACTTCCTGGCAAGTCCGAGCAGGAAAAGATGCTGGAAAACGCACAGTCCCAGGCCTCCGACCTATTTGATAAGGCCAAAGTCGGCGCTGCTCAGGCTAAGGATTCTGCGTTGCAGGGCAAGGATGCCCTCGTTGCCTACGTGGACGACCACTCCGACGAGTGGAAGGAGTCCGCAGTAAACTTCAGCGAAAAGGCTCAGGCATTCGCCAGCAATCAGGCCGACAACCTATCCGTCCAGGCCGCTGCTCTGAGCGATCGCGCTAAGGAGCAATCCGGCGAGCTGCGCAAGCAAGCTGCTTCCGCCCAGAAGAAGGCCGAAAAGCAGGCCAAGAAGTACCGCAAGCAGGCCAAGAAGCAGGCGAAGAAGTACCGCTAA
- the rpmI gene encoding 50S ribosomal protein L35 → MKQKTHKGAAKRIKITGSGKLRREQANRRHLLEGKPSTRTRRLKGTKDVSPADTKRMKRLLGKA, encoded by the coding sequence ATGAAGCAGAAGACTCACAAGGGTGCCGCTAAGCGCATCAAGATCACCGGTTCCGGCAAGCTGCGTCGCGAGCAGGCTAACCGCCGCCACCTGCTGGAGGGCAAGCCTTCCACTCGTACCCGTCGTCTGAAGGGCACCAAGGACGTTTCCCCAGCTGACACCAAGCGCATGAAGCGCCTGCTGGGCAAGGCATAG
- the infC gene encoding translation initiation factor IF-3, translating into MSAEARINDRIRVPEVRLVGPGGEQVGIVKTDDARKLAYEADLDLVEVAPNAKPPVAKIMDYGKFKYEQAQKAREARKNQQQTVVKEQKFRPKIDDHDYETKKGNVIRFLDKGSKVKVTIMFRGREQSRPELGFRLLERLANDVEEHGVVESRPKQDGRNMTMVLGPIRKGKK; encoded by the coding sequence ATTAGCGCTGAAGCTCGCATCAACGACCGAATTCGAGTCCCTGAGGTCCGACTCGTCGGTCCAGGAGGAGAACAGGTCGGAATCGTTAAGACTGACGATGCACGCAAGCTGGCCTATGAAGCAGACCTCGACCTGGTTGAGGTAGCGCCGAACGCCAAGCCACCTGTAGCCAAGATCATGGACTACGGCAAGTTCAAGTACGAGCAGGCCCAGAAGGCTCGCGAAGCTCGTAAGAACCAGCAGCAGACCGTGGTGAAGGAACAGAAGTTCCGCCCGAAGATCGATGATCACGATTACGAAACCAAGAAGGGTAACGTAATCCGCTTCCTCGACAAGGGATCCAAGGTCAAGGTCACCATCATGTTCCGCGGACGTGAACAGTCGCGTCCAGAGCTCGGCTTCCGCCTGCTGGAGCGCTTGGCTAACGACGTCGAAGAGCACGGCGTTGTTGAGTCCCGGCCGAAGCAGGACGGTCGCAACATGACGATGGTTCTCGGCCCGATCCGCAAGGGCAAGAAGTAG
- a CDS encoding HelD family protein, which yields MDSAREHLEARLSDVRKEADIDDPQGLMMRDREARDINHRLESYSAAEIGLMFGRIDVEDEDPENPVASADGGVQLDRRYIGRIGLHESDETMRTLLMDWRAPMARPFYLATTLHPDGVHTRRHIKTRGRKIVSVSDERLTGDSSSKASPSSVATEGALLDAVTRARSSHMRDIVETIAAEQDQIIRAEHRGVTVVQGAPGTGKTAVALHRAAYLLYTWREQLEKTGVLIIGPNKRFLQYISQVLPSLGETGVVLATPGTLLPGLQTVPEQSLLAREVKGSIEMVTILKDAVRTWQTVPDNSIVFVIDGVTVTLTPAMVRAARTRARRSRRPHNQARPLFVEHAVRSLAGAMAETIGADPLGGENLLSARDRAQLREDLSAEASVLEALDAFWPELTPEEVLLRLYADPAEAAPDYDEETWAGLWRRTEDNATDEPTWTDADAPLLDELSDLLGIIDDEEAAAKEREKWLEKITEAQEALDILTGSASQDLDDGFAPEVLMAYDVIDAESLADRQRVRDTRTTAQRAFEDVRWAFGHVIVDEAQELSEMAWRMIFRRSPNRWMTIVGDPAQTGNPAGVETWAQTLCPFVDDRWQLHELTVNYRTPGDIATIAQQLLAEVSPDQKAPISLRATGSGVAYLPRQALSEAVSRAREAAGPGLVGVIFSAGSLSVEELALLENIQNSAAGEVMLADTSSSKGLEFDEVVLVEPADIVSASPMGLNDVYVAVTRATQGLTVVHDKPVPWDVQS from the coding sequence ATCGACAGCGCACGGGAACACCTCGAGGCCCGCCTCAGTGACGTTCGCAAAGAGGCCGATATCGATGATCCTCAAGGCCTGATGATGCGTGACCGCGAGGCCCGCGACATCAATCATCGGTTGGAGTCCTACAGCGCTGCGGAAATCGGCTTGATGTTCGGCCGCATCGATGTGGAGGACGAAGATCCTGAGAACCCCGTAGCTTCTGCCGACGGTGGAGTTCAATTGGATCGCCGCTACATTGGTCGCATCGGTCTCCACGAAAGCGACGAGACCATGCGGACACTGCTGATGGACTGGCGTGCACCCATGGCTCGCCCGTTTTATCTCGCAACCACTCTCCACCCCGATGGTGTCCACACGCGTCGTCACATCAAAACGCGTGGCCGAAAGATCGTGAGCGTCTCCGATGAACGTCTCACCGGAGATTCCTCTAGTAAGGCTTCCCCCTCATCGGTTGCCACCGAAGGCGCGCTGTTAGACGCGGTGACTCGCGCGCGCTCTTCGCACATGCGCGACATCGTGGAGACCATCGCGGCCGAGCAGGATCAGATCATTCGCGCAGAGCATCGGGGGGTTACTGTTGTCCAGGGAGCACCCGGTACGGGTAAGACCGCCGTGGCGCTCCACCGTGCAGCATACTTGCTATACACTTGGCGCGAGCAACTGGAAAAAACCGGCGTGCTGATCATCGGCCCGAATAAGCGCTTCCTGCAGTACATCTCTCAAGTTCTTCCCTCCCTGGGCGAGACTGGCGTGGTACTCGCAACCCCAGGAACACTCCTGCCGGGCCTCCAGACCGTGCCGGAGCAATCGCTCCTCGCACGAGAAGTTAAGGGCAGCATCGAAATGGTGACGATCCTCAAAGACGCTGTGCGGACGTGGCAGACGGTCCCTGACAACTCCATCGTGTTCGTCATCGATGGCGTCACTGTGACTCTGACCCCCGCGATGGTGCGTGCCGCTCGCACGCGGGCTCGCCGCTCCCGTCGCCCCCATAACCAAGCACGGCCACTATTCGTCGAGCACGCTGTCCGTTCTCTGGCCGGCGCCATGGCGGAAACCATCGGCGCAGACCCCCTCGGTGGAGAAAATCTCCTCTCTGCACGGGACCGCGCACAGCTCCGCGAAGATTTGAGCGCGGAGGCCTCAGTGCTCGAAGCTCTCGATGCGTTTTGGCCCGAGCTGACTCCGGAGGAAGTTCTTCTGCGCTTATATGCCGACCCCGCGGAAGCTGCACCCGATTACGATGAAGAAACGTGGGCGGGCTTGTGGCGTCGCACGGAAGACAACGCCACGGACGAACCGACCTGGACTGATGCTGATGCGCCACTCCTCGACGAGCTCTCCGACCTATTGGGAATCATCGACGATGAAGAGGCGGCAGCGAAGGAACGCGAGAAGTGGTTAGAGAAAATCACGGAGGCGCAGGAAGCGCTGGATATTCTCACCGGCTCTGCCTCCCAAGATTTGGACGATGGTTTCGCGCCCGAAGTGCTCATGGCTTACGACGTGATCGACGCGGAATCCTTGGCCGACCGCCAGCGCGTGCGGGACACCCGCACGACCGCACAGCGAGCCTTCGAAGATGTGCGATGGGCCTTCGGTCACGTCATCGTGGACGAAGCCCAAGAACTGTCCGAGATGGCGTGGCGAATGATCTTCAGGCGCTCGCCGAACCGCTGGATGACCATCGTGGGCGATCCCGCGCAGACTGGAAATCCCGCCGGAGTGGAGACGTGGGCGCAGACACTGTGCCCCTTCGTGGATGATCGTTGGCAGCTTCACGAACTAACGGTGAATTACCGCACCCCTGGGGATATCGCCACGATTGCGCAGCAGCTGCTCGCTGAGGTGTCGCCGGATCAAAAGGCACCGATCTCACTGCGGGCCACGGGTTCGGGAGTGGCGTACCTTCCACGGCAAGCGCTATCGGAGGCGGTATCGCGGGCGCGCGAGGCTGCAGGGCCAGGTCTCGTGGGGGTCATCTTCAGCGCTGGTTCGCTGTCGGTAGAAGAGTTGGCATTGCTCGAGAATATTCAGAATTCTGCAGCTGGAGAGGTCATGCTGGCCGATACCTCCAGTTCAAAGGGCCTGGAGTTCGACGAGGTAGTGCTCGTGGAACCAGCAGATATCGTGAGCGCCTCCCCCATGGGACTCAATGATGTCTACGTTGCCGTTACTCGCGCGACGCAAGGTTTGACCGTCGTCCATGACAAGCCAGTTCCCTGGGATGTGCAGTCTTAG
- the uvrB gene encoding excinuclease ABC subunit UvrB, translated as MAFAAERPELSYSEFRPVGDIERAEGKFEVISDYAPAGDQPKAINELASRIEGGERDIVLLGATGTGKSATAAWLIEKVQRPTLVMAPNKTLAAQLANELRSLLPNNAVEYFVSYYDYYQPEAYIAQTDTYIEKDSSINEDVERLRHSATSALLSRRDVVVVSSVSCIYGLGTPQSYLDRSVWLKVGEEVDRDQFLRLLVDIQYSRNDVSFTRGTFRVKGDTVDIIPAYEELAVRVEFFGDEIDALYFIHPLTGDVIRQVEELRIFPATHYVAGPERMEKAIQAIKEELQERLEELENRGKLLEAQRLRMRTEYDLEMIQQVGFTSGIENYSRHIDGREAGSAPATLIDYFPEDFLTIIDESHVTVPQIGGMFEGDASRKRNLVEHGFRLPSALDNRPLTWEEFDDRKGQCVYMSATPGDYEVAAAGGEYVEQVIRPTGLVDPKVEVRPTEGQIDDLIEEIRQRTEKQERVLVTTLTKRMAEDLTDYLLEHGVKVRYMHSDIDTLKRVELLRQLRLGEFDVLVGINLLREGLDLPEVSLVAILDADKEGFLRSTRSLIQTIGRAARNVSGEVIMYADKITESMQYAIDETERRRAKQIAYNKEHGIDPQPLRKKIADILDQVAEFGDDPDDPSAGSSSVAADERLAEKGGTTSSASVENMARPELEQLIASMTLQMKEAARELKFELAGRLRDEIMDLKKELKGMKDAGM; from the coding sequence ATGGCTTTTGCAGCAGAGCGACCTGAGCTGTCGTATTCCGAATTCCGTCCCGTTGGTGACATTGAACGAGCAGAGGGAAAGTTTGAGGTCATCAGTGACTACGCGCCTGCAGGTGACCAGCCCAAGGCGATCAATGAGCTGGCGTCGCGAATCGAAGGGGGAGAGCGGGACATCGTTCTGCTAGGCGCAACGGGTACGGGCAAATCAGCGACCGCCGCGTGGCTGATCGAAAAGGTTCAGCGTCCAACACTGGTGATGGCGCCGAACAAGACGCTCGCTGCACAGCTCGCCAATGAGCTGCGTAGTTTGCTGCCGAACAATGCCGTGGAATACTTCGTCTCCTACTACGACTACTACCAACCGGAGGCATACATAGCCCAGACGGATACGTACATCGAGAAGGACTCTTCGATCAACGAGGATGTCGAGCGCCTCCGTCACTCGGCGACATCCGCGCTGCTGTCTCGGCGTGACGTGGTGGTCGTGAGTTCCGTGTCCTGCATCTATGGTCTCGGCACCCCGCAGTCCTATCTAGACCGCTCCGTGTGGTTGAAAGTGGGCGAGGAAGTTGATCGGGATCAATTCCTTCGCTTACTCGTGGATATTCAGTACTCCCGTAATGACGTGTCTTTTACTCGTGGCACCTTCCGTGTGAAAGGGGACACGGTGGACATCATTCCCGCGTATGAAGAGCTCGCGGTGCGGGTGGAATTCTTTGGTGATGAGATTGATGCGTTGTACTTCATTCACCCGCTGACCGGCGACGTGATCCGGCAGGTGGAGGAACTGCGCATTTTCCCGGCCACCCACTACGTGGCCGGGCCAGAGCGGATGGAAAAGGCGATCCAGGCGATCAAGGAGGAGCTCCAGGAGCGTCTCGAGGAATTGGAAAACCGTGGCAAACTGCTGGAAGCGCAGCGCCTGCGCATGCGCACGGAATACGACCTGGAGATGATCCAGCAGGTGGGCTTCACCAGTGGCATCGAGAACTACTCCCGGCATATCGATGGTCGCGAAGCAGGCAGTGCTCCAGCGACGTTGATCGATTACTTCCCGGAAGATTTCCTCACCATCATCGACGAGTCACACGTGACCGTGCCACAAATTGGTGGCATGTTCGAGGGCGATGCCTCCCGCAAGCGAAACCTTGTGGAGCACGGTTTCCGCCTGCCCTCAGCACTGGACAACCGCCCGCTGACGTGGGAAGAGTTCGATGATCGCAAGGGGCAGTGCGTGTATATGTCCGCAACACCTGGAGACTACGAGGTTGCGGCAGCGGGTGGCGAATACGTGGAGCAAGTGATTCGCCCGACCGGACTGGTGGATCCTAAGGTAGAGGTACGCCCGACTGAAGGGCAGATCGATGATCTCATTGAAGAGATTCGCCAGCGCACGGAAAAGCAAGAGCGTGTGCTCGTGACGACTCTGACTAAAAGGATGGCGGAGGACCTCACGGACTATTTGCTGGAGCATGGGGTAAAGGTGCGCTACATGCACTCGGATATTGACACCCTCAAGCGAGTTGAATTACTGCGCCAGCTGCGACTCGGGGAATTCGATGTGCTCGTCGGCATCAACCTGTTGCGTGAGGGCCTCGACCTGCCCGAGGTGTCGCTGGTCGCCATCCTTGACGCTGATAAGGAAGGATTCCTGCGTTCCACACGGTCGCTGATCCAGACCATCGGTCGTGCTGCCCGTAACGTCTCCGGTGAAGTGATCATGTATGCGGACAAGATCACGGAGTCGATGCAGTACGCCATTGATGAGACGGAGCGGCGCCGTGCGAAGCAGATCGCGTATAACAAGGAACACGGGATTGACCCGCAGCCTCTGCGGAAGAAGATCGCAGACATACTTGACCAAGTTGCTGAGTTTGGGGACGATCCAGACGACCCTTCGGCTGGTTCCTCCTCCGTGGCCGCTGATGAACGCCTCGCTGAGAAGGGTGGGACGACCAGTTCCGCTAGCGTGGAGAATATGGCTCGCCCAGAGCTCGAGCAGCTTATCGCCAGTATGACCTTGCAGATGAAGGAAGCAGCACGTGAACTGAAGTTCGAGCTAGCCGGACGCTTGCGCGATGAGATCATGGACTTGAAGAAGGAACTCAAGGGCATGAAAGACGCAGGAATGTAG
- the uvrA gene encoding excinuclease ABC subunit UvrA — protein sequence MADRLIVQGAREHNLKGVDIDLPRDKMIVFTGLSGSGKSSLAFDTIFAEGQRRYVESLSSYARMFLGRMDKPDVDLIEGLSPAVSIDQKSTNRNPRSTVGTVTEIFDYLRLLYARTGVPHCPKCHEVIQRQTPQEIVDQVLAMEEGLKFQVLAPVVRTRKGEFVDLFEDLASQGYARVMVDGEVHQLSNPPKLEKQVKHDIDVVVDRLQVKPSQKQRLTDSVETALKLADGIVVLDMVGLDDDDPQRVRRFSEKMACPNGHELTLDELEPRTFSFNSPYGACPVCDGLGTRLEVDDKLVIPDEEAPLLSAIAPWASSPNSKYFTKLLTALAKELDFDPKTPWNELTKAQQKAVLNGHSAQIRVSYRNRYGRQRNYSAPFEGVMPFLKRKLDQTESEWSKDRYRSYMREVDCPTCHGTRLKPEVLAVTIASGERELSIAEVSDLSIADASEFLDNLTLNKRDEMIAGAVLREIQARLKFLLDVGLNYLSMSRSAGTLSGGEAQRIRLATQIGSGLAGVLYVLDEPSIGLHQRDNARLISTLEHLRDLGNTLIVVEHDEDTIRTADWLVDIGPRAGEYGGEVVYQGEPKGILDVERSVTGQYLAGKKVLAVPEQRREIDRDRMLTVHGAQENNLKNIDVDIPLGMVCCITGVSGSGKSSLINGILARSLANNLNRARMVPGRHKKVTGLEHLDKLVQVDQSPIGRTPRSNPATYTGVFDKIRKLFAETTEAKVRGYTAGRFSFNVKGGRCEACQGDGTLKIEMNFLPDVYVPCEVCEGARYNRETLEVLYKGKSISQVLDMPIVEAAEFFKPVTSISRYLDTLVDVGLGYVRLGQAATTLSGGEAQRVKLAAELQKRSNGRTVYILDEPTTGLHFEDIRKLMLVIQSLVDKGNSVIIIEHNLDVIKAADWIVDMGPEGGSGGGTVVAEGTPEAVAKVKESHTGQYLASMLAP from the coding sequence GTGGCAGATAGGTTGATCGTCCAAGGTGCTCGCGAACACAACCTCAAGGGCGTGGACATCGACTTGCCTCGCGACAAGATGATCGTGTTCACCGGCCTTTCGGGTTCCGGTAAATCCTCGCTGGCTTTCGACACGATCTTCGCCGAGGGTCAGCGCCGCTACGTGGAATCACTCAGCTCGTACGCGCGCATGTTCCTCGGTCGCATGGACAAGCCCGACGTGGACCTCATTGAGGGACTGAGCCCGGCGGTGTCCATCGACCAAAAATCTACGAACCGTAACCCACGTTCGACAGTGGGCACGGTGACGGAGATCTTCGACTACCTCCGACTGCTGTATGCTCGCACCGGCGTGCCCCACTGCCCGAAGTGCCATGAGGTAATTCAACGACAGACGCCGCAGGAGATCGTCGACCAAGTGCTGGCGATGGAGGAGGGGCTGAAGTTCCAGGTTCTCGCCCCGGTCGTGCGCACGCGCAAGGGCGAGTTCGTGGATCTGTTTGAGGATCTGGCCTCCCAGGGCTACGCCCGCGTGATGGTGGACGGGGAAGTTCACCAGCTGTCCAACCCGCCGAAGCTGGAAAAGCAGGTCAAGCACGATATTGATGTGGTGGTCGACCGTCTGCAGGTCAAGCCCTCCCAGAAGCAGCGTCTCACGGACTCCGTGGAAACCGCGCTAAAGCTCGCCGACGGCATCGTGGTGCTGGACATGGTGGGCCTCGATGATGATGACCCGCAGCGTGTGCGCCGTTTTTCGGAGAAGATGGCGTGCCCGAACGGCCACGAACTGACACTCGATGAGCTGGAGCCACGCACCTTTTCCTTTAACTCTCCGTACGGTGCCTGCCCCGTGTGTGATGGTCTGGGGACACGTCTAGAGGTCGACGACAAGTTGGTCATTCCGGATGAGGAAGCGCCATTGCTTTCGGCTATCGCACCGTGGGCTTCTAGTCCCAATTCCAAGTACTTCACCAAGCTCCTGACTGCCCTGGCTAAGGAACTTGATTTCGATCCGAAGACGCCGTGGAACGAGCTGACGAAGGCGCAGCAAAAAGCGGTGCTCAACGGCCACTCTGCGCAGATCAGGGTGAGCTACCGTAACCGTTACGGACGGCAGCGCAACTACTCCGCGCCATTTGAGGGCGTGATGCCGTTCCTCAAGCGGAAGCTGGACCAGACGGAGTCGGAATGGTCGAAAGACCGTTACCGCAGCTATATGCGCGAGGTTGATTGCCCTACATGTCATGGCACCCGCCTCAAGCCCGAGGTCCTCGCAGTCACCATCGCTTCCGGTGAGCGCGAATTGTCCATCGCTGAGGTTTCTGACCTTTCGATCGCGGACGCCAGTGAGTTCCTCGATAATCTCACCCTGAACAAGCGCGATGAGATGATTGCCGGTGCTGTCTTGCGTGAGATTCAGGCGCGCCTGAAGTTTCTGCTAGACGTGGGCCTGAACTATCTATCCATGTCGCGTTCCGCCGGCACGCTCTCCGGCGGTGAGGCGCAGCGCATTCGATTGGCAACGCAGATCGGTTCTGGGCTGGCAGGCGTGCTCTACGTGCTGGACGAGCCGTCCATTGGTCTGCACCAGCGGGATAATGCCCGGCTGATCTCCACCCTTGAGCATCTGCGCGACCTGGGAAACACGCTCATTGTCGTCGAACACGATGAGGACACGATTCGCACGGCCGATTGGTTGGTGGACATCGGTCCCCGCGCGGGCGAATACGGTGGTGAAGTCGTCTACCAGGGCGAGCCGAAGGGCATTCTCGATGTGGAGCGTTCGGTCACGGGGCAGTACCTCGCGGGCAAAAAGGTGCTCGCAGTGCCGGAGCAGCGCCGCGAAATCGATCGCGATCGCATGCTGACCGTCCACGGAGCGCAGGAAAATAACCTCAAGAACATTGACGTGGATATCCCGCTCGGCATGGTGTGCTGCATCACGGGCGTATCGGGTTCCGGTAAGTCCTCGCTGATCAACGGTATTCTTGCGCGCAGCCTGGCAAATAACCTCAACCGTGCACGCATGGTGCCAGGGCGCCACAAGAAGGTGACTGGTTTGGAGCACCTGGACAAGCTCGTGCAGGTGGATCAGAGCCCGATCGGACGCACGCCACGCTCCAACCCGGCGACGTACACGGGTGTGTTCGACAAAATCCGCAAGCTGTTCGCGGAGACCACGGAGGCGAAGGTGCGTGGCTACACGGCTGGCCGCTTCTCCTTCAATGTTAAGGGCGGGCGATGTGAGGCCTGCCAGGGCGACGGCACGCTGAAGATCGAGATGAACTTCCTCCCAGATGTCTATGTTCCATGTGAGGTCTGCGAGGGCGCGCGCTATAACCGCGAGACGCTCGAGGTGCTGTACAAGGGCAAGTCCATCTCCCAGGTGCTGGACATGCCGATTGTGGAGGCGGCTGAGTTCTTCAAACCGGTGACGTCCATTTCCCGTTACCTGGATACTCTCGTCGATGTGGGTCTGGGCTACGTCCGCTTGGGACAGGCTGCAACGACCCTTTCTGGTGGTGAGGCTCAGCGTGTGAAGCTGGCCGCGGAGCTGCAAAAGCGCTCCAACGGCCGGACGGTCTACATCCTCGACGAGCCGACGACTGGCCTGCACTTCGAGGACATCCGCAAACTCATGCTGGTGATCCAGTCGCTCGTGGATAAGGGAAACTCGGTGATCATCATCGAGCACAACCTCGACGTGATCAAGGCTGCGGACTGGATCGTGGACATGGGTCCGGAGGGTGGTTCCGGAGGCGGCACTGTTGTCGCGGAGGGCACGCCGGAGGCAGTGGCCAAGGTGAAGGAATCCCACACCGGCCAGTACCTCGCGTCGATGCTGGCGCCGTAA
- the rplT gene encoding 50S ribosomal protein L20: MARVKRSVNAKKKRREVLNSAKGYRGQRSRLYRKAKEQMLHSKTYAFRDRRARKGEFRKLWIQRINAGARANDLTYNRLIQGLRLAEIEVDRKILAELAVNDAPAFAALCEAAKAALPENVNAPAAS, encoded by the coding sequence GTGGCACGTGTCAAGCGCTCTGTGAACGCAAAGAAGAAGCGTCGCGAAGTACTCAACTCCGCCAAGGGCTACCGTGGTCAGCGCTCCCGCCTGTACCGCAAGGCCAAGGAGCAGATGCTCCACTCCAAGACCTACGCGTTCCGCGATCGCCGCGCGCGCAAGGGTGAGTTCCGTAAGCTGTGGATCCAGCGCATCAACGCTGGTGCACGCGCGAACGACCTGACCTACAACCGTCTGATCCAGGGCCTGCGCCTGGCTGAGATCGAGGTCGACCGCAAGATCCTGGCTGAGTTGGCTGTCAACGACGCCCCAGCTTTCGCCGCTCTGTGCGAGGCTGCCAAGGCTGCCCTCCCAGAGAACGTGAACGCTCCAGCCGCTTCCTAG
- a CDS encoding universal stress protein: MAFMYKTIVVGTDGSESSLLAVRRAAGIAAAMDAELVLASAYYGSDADAMASTRGDSQTVVGDQSADEILAKAIAVAKEEGADKVHAQMRQGAPVEALMRIVMDVEADLLVVGNRGINSLTGRLLGSVPADLARQSQCDTMIVHTVG, from the coding sequence ATGGCATTCATGTACAAAACGATCGTTGTGGGCACCGATGGTTCGGAATCCTCGCTGCTGGCGGTGCGCCGCGCAGCGGGGATCGCGGCAGCGATGGATGCCGAGCTCGTTCTCGCCAGCGCTTACTACGGGTCTGACGCTGATGCCATGGCATCTACCCGGGGAGATTCCCAGACTGTCGTGGGCGATCAGTCTGCGGATGAGATCCTTGCGAAGGCTATCGCGGTGGCTAAGGAAGAAGGCGCCGATAAGGTCCACGCACAAATGCGCCAAGGCGCACCGGTCGAGGCACTCATGCGCATTGTGATGGATGTTGAGGCTGATCTCCTCGTCGTCGGCAATCGAGGGATCAACTCGCTGACTGGGCGACTGCTGGGCAGTGTGCCGGCGGACTTGGCACGCCAGTCCCAGTGCGACACGATGATCGTGCACACGGTGGGCTAG
- a CDS encoding MBL fold metallo-hydrolase yields the protein MTVEISTVPSIGHLEEPRATQAVDLGAGARLIHTTVGKMDNNCWFLAAPSGDLLLIDAASDSEHLLAVADSVDGKITDVLTTHQHADHVQALEEVLQTTGARHHAPRKDAESLPAPSDEVYGNDEGTPEPLRLAGDFAGMDLTAVELRGHTPGGIAVLATAPEFFSPARAFVGDSLFPGGVGKTNDDGAFMQLLDDVNERILSLPLETVVHPGHGDSTTVGTELPKVDEWRERGW from the coding sequence ATGACTGTAGAGATTTCCACTGTTCCTTCCATCGGCCATCTCGAGGAGCCGCGCGCTACCCAGGCCGTCGATCTCGGCGCGGGGGCGCGGTTGATCCACACCACTGTGGGCAAGATGGACAACAACTGCTGGTTCCTCGCCGCCCCTTCCGGCGACCTCCTTCTCATCGACGCCGCTAGCGACTCGGAACACCTGCTCGCGGTAGCTGACAGCGTCGATGGGAAGATCACTGACGTGCTCACCACTCACCAGCACGCTGACCATGTGCAGGCACTGGAAGAGGTACTCCAGACCACCGGTGCGCGCCATCATGCGCCCCGGAAGGACGCAGAGTCACTGCCAGCACCCAGCGACGAGGTCTACGGCAATGACGAAGGCACGCCTGAACCATTGCGCCTCGCCGGTGACTTCGCCGGAATGGATCTAACTGCGGTGGAGCTACGCGGGCACACTCCGGGTGGAATCGCAGTACTGGCCACAGCTCCCGAGTTCTTCTCCCCCGCCCGCGCTTTCGTTGGCGATAGCTTGTTCCCGGGTGGTGTTGGCAAGACAAACGACGATGGAGCGTTTATGCAGCTGCTTGACGATGTGAATGAGCGCATCCTCTCGCTACCTTTGGAGACCGTGGTTCACCCTGGACATGGCGACTCAACCACCGTAGGCACGGAGCTTCCCAAGGTCGATGAATGGCGCGAGCGCGGTTGGTAG